One window from the genome of Eucalyptus grandis isolate ANBG69807.140 chromosome 7, ASM1654582v1, whole genome shotgun sequence encodes:
- the LOC104454992 gene encoding probable disease resistance protein At5g43730, protein MKALDDEKLRVIGVYGPGGVGKTTLLEEVEKKLRKEKGPFHMIVKAKVSQIPVSKNIQDEIADALKLDLKDVRSKRGRANRLLERLQRDPSEKVLIILDDLWGELDLKAVGIPSRDISGKCKLLLASRFEDVLKQKMCADETFFLGGLNNDEAFGLFAKTVGNRLEDDEDLKAIAARVVKKLAGWRR, encoded by the exons ATGAAAGCTCTGGATGATGAGAAGCTAAGAGTGATTGGGGTCTACGGGCCTGGCGGCGTGGGGAAGACTACGCTATTGGAGGAAGTCGAGAAGAAACTCAGGAAAGAGAAGGGGCCGTTCCACATGATCGTCAAAGCAAAAGTGTCACAGATTCCTGTCTCGAAGAATATCCAAGATGAGATCGCTGACGCCTTGAAACTGGATCTGAAGGACGTGCGAAGCAAACGCGGTCGGGCAAATCGTCTGTTGGAGAGATTACAGCGGGATCCAAGTGAGAAGGTTCTCATAATATTGGATGACCTATGGGGGGAACTTGATTTGAAAGCGGTTGGAATTCCTTCAAGAGACATTAGCgggaaatgcaaattgttgCTCGCATCAAGATTTGAAGATGTGCTGAAGCAAAAGATGTGTGCCGATGAAACATTTTTTCTTGGAGGCCTAAACAACGACGAAGCTTTCGGGCTATTTGCAAAGACGGTCGGCAACAGGCTCGAAGACGATGAGGATTTGAAAGCAATAGCGGCTCGAGTGGTCAAGAAGCTTGCAG gatggAGGCGATGA